CACGAAAAAAAAGGTGAAATGGGCTATGCCCATTTCATTGAGCATATGCTATTTAAAGGCACTGAAAAATACAGTGCTAAAGATATAGCACGCCTGGTGGATAGAGTTGGTGGACAGCACAATGCTGCAACTAATAGGGAATATACTTGCTATTATATTAATGTTGTATCTGATTACCTGGAGCTTGCTGTAGAGATACTATCGGATACTTATTTTAATTCTACTTTTGATGCTGAGGAGATAGAAAAAGAAAAAAATGTGGTAATTGAAGAGATCCGCATGTATGAAGATACACCGGATGAGCACATACATGATCTTTTTATGGATACCATGTTTTATAACAGCCCTCTGGGACATTCAATACTGGGCAACATTGATACAATAAGCTCAATTAATCGTGAAAGCATTCTAGCATTTTATAAACACCATTACACTGATGATTCATGTCTTTTTGTTATTTCAGGAAACTTTAATGTTGATGAAGCCAGACGTATAATAGAGAATTATTTCTGCAAGGACTGTACACCAAAGAATAAAAAAAACCTGATTGTATCACCCTACTATGAGCGTAAAATAAGACAACACCTTGATAAAGACCTTGAGCAGATTCATCTGTGCATTGGCACTGATGGTTTGAGCAAAGTTGATGAGGATAGATGGGCGTACTATGTATTTAATACTATTCTGGGTGGAAGCATGTCATCTCGCCTTTTTCAGAATATCCGTGAAAAAGAAGGATTATGCTATAGCATATACTGCTTCCATTCCTCGTTCATGGATACCGGTGTATTTGGTATTTATTGCGGAACATCTCCTTTGCAGTACAACAAACTGCTGAAGTTAGTGGCAAATGAGTGCCGACAGCTCCTTGCTCAAGGGATTTCCGAAGATGAATTGGCTGATGCAAAGAGCTATCTTGTAGGGAATATGGCTTTAAGTTTAGAGAGCACTGAAGTGCGAATGAGCCATATTGCAAAAAATGAGATTGTGTTTGGTCAGCAATTAACATTCAAGGAAATAGTTCGAAATATTCAGGCGGTTACTCTGGATGATTTCATGCGGGTTGCTCATAGGATTTTAGGTAATTCGCGATTTACCCTAGTTACAATTGGCAGACTACCACAGAATCCTATTGATTCATTTCATCTTGAATTATAATTTTTGCATTAAATATGTGTACCTGCTTTGCACCTGTAAAAACCTTTTAACCTATGTTGTGTTTAATAATCGTAACAACACCTTGATTGTGCTTGACTTTTGATGTTTGCAAAATATACATTAAAAGCAAATAACGTAGTGAATGATTGTAATAATATGCCACAATCACCCACATACATTTTAGATGAAATAATAAATAAAAAAAAAGAACAACGTGAGCGTATCCGTTGTGATTTACTATTAAAGCTTGATACTGCTCTTTCCGAGTTGCAGTTGATTATTGATTTTACAGAAGCATATATTTTTGGTTCAATTACAAGGCCGTATGCATTCAAAGAAAGCTCGGATATTGATATAGGTTTTTTAGGTCTTAATGATAAAGATTTTTTTAAAGCAATGTCATTTTTATCTTCGCAACTTGGGTATGAAGTAGATGTGGTACAGATAGAGAAACACAGGTTAGGACCAATAATACTAAAAGAGGGCATTCAATGGAAAAAGAAAGGTTAATGTTGCTAAGATCTTCAATAGAAGCACAAATTGCTGTAATAGATAAAATTTATAGTAAAATTGATGAAAGAAAGAAAAAGAAAGGGAAGTGGGTTGTTGAAAATATAGGATATCAGTTACATAACTTATATTGTGCTTTTGAGGATTTGTTTAAAATTATTGCGCGTGAATTTGAAAATAATATTGATAATGCAAGTAAATATCATTATGAATTGCTTAGACGAATGTCAATTTCTATAGAAGGTATACGACCAAAATTAATATCAGAGGAAACGTTAATGTTGCTTGACAATTTACGTTCATTTCGTCATTTTTTTAGGCACGCATACTCGTATGAACTGGATAAACGAAAAATTAATATAGTGTTAGAAGATGCATTAAAATTGCAAAAGATATATAAAAATGACATTACTGCATTTTTGAATGTACTAGAAAATAAGCAATGAGCTGGATTTAATTATAATAATCACTTGACAAAATTGAGCAATTTTATTACTCGTTTTACTCATGTTAGATGCACTGATTACATCAAAAACACGGCTGAAGATATTGCTAAAATTTTTTATTAACCCTTCAACAAAAGGGTATCTTCGCGAGCTTGCTGCGCAGATGAATGAATCTACTAATGCAGTCAGAGTGGAGCTTGATCGCCTTGTTGAAGCAGGTTATCTGGAGCGCAGTGCAACCGGCAATAAAGTATTCTATAATGCTAATACAAAACACCCTCTGTATAAAGACATTCACAATGTAGTAAAGAAGTTTTTAGGTATTGATGTGCTCATAGACAGTGTGCTTGCAAAATTAGGCAAGGTCCACGAAGCGTATGTAGTTGGTGATTACGCTAAGGGCATTGACAGCGGCATTATAGATGTAGTAATTATTGGTGCAGTTGATTACTCTTATCTTGCGCAACTCATTCAGAAAGCAGAGGGGATAATTAAGCGCAAGATACGACCGCTGGTGCTGTCGCCAAAAGAAAAAGCCAAATATAAAGATAAAATTAACCTGGAACATGCACTACTGGTGTGGCACAATGGCAAGTAACTGGTATGCCGTTTATGTTCGTTCGCGCCATGAAAGTAAAGTGTGTTCACAGTTACAATCAAAAGGCGTTGAGGTCTTTCTGCCTCTGGTTGAAAAATTACGTCAGTGGAAGGACAGGAAAAAACGCGTTGCTTTCCCCCTTTTCCCTGGGTATTTGTTTATCAAACTTGTCAATGATAATGTGCAGTTCATTAATGTGTTAAAAGTACAGGGTGTTGTAAAGATACTG
The nucleotide sequence above comes from Spirochaetota bacterium. Encoded proteins:
- a CDS encoding insulinase family protein, which encodes MVHKFTLPNGLTVLLEPIDNVVSVSCGLWIKVGSRHEKKGEMGYAHFIEHMLFKGTEKYSAKDIARLVDRVGGQHNAATNREYTCYYINVVSDYLELAVEILSDTYFNSTFDAEEIEKEKNVVIEEIRMYEDTPDEHIHDLFMDTMFYNSPLGHSILGNIDTISSINRESILAFYKHHYTDDSCLFVISGNFNVDEARRIIENYFCKDCTPKNKKNLIVSPYYERKIRQHLDKDLEQIHLCIGTDGLSKVDEDRWAYYVFNTILGGSMSSRLFQNIREKEGLCYSIYCFHSSFMDTGVFGIYCGTSPLQYNKLLKLVANECRQLLAQGISEDELADAKSYLVGNMALSLESTEVRMSHIAKNEIVFGQQLTFKEIVRNIQAVTLDDFMRVAHRILGNSRFTLVTIGRLPQNPIDSFHLEL
- a CDS encoding nucleotidyltransferase domain-containing protein: MPQSPTYILDEIINKKKEQRERIRCDLLLKLDTALSELQLIIDFTEAYIFGSITRPYAFKESSDIDIGFLGLNDKDFFKAMSFLSSQLGYEVDVVQIEKHRLGPIILKEGIQWKKKG
- a CDS encoding winged helix-turn-helix domain-containing protein; its protein translation is MLDALITSKTRLKILLKFFINPSTKGYLRELAAQMNESTNAVRVELDRLVEAGYLERSATGNKVFYNANTKHPLYKDIHNVVKKFLGIDVLIDSVLAKLGKVHEAYVVGDYAKGIDSGIIDVVIIGAVDYSYLAQLIQKAEGIIKRKIRPLVLSPKEKAKYKDKINLEHALLVWHNGK